The DNA window ATTGCCGGGAGTTCTCGAGAAGATTGAAGTACCTGAAAAACGTGCTTGACTTTATGAAATTCTTTCTTGAACCCCCGGGGAAGTGAAAAGCCCCCGGGGGCATGTTCTCAGCTTCCCTGCTTGAGGCGCTCGTCGATCAGATGGGCTACTTTTTCGCCGGAAAGAAGCATACCTCCGAAGATGGGACCCATTCTCGGACCGCCAAAAGTAGCGTTTGCTGCCATTCCGGCAACGAACAGACCGGGAAAAACTTCTCGGGTATTTTCCAGTGTTAGTTTTTCGGCCTCCTCGGACCACATTGACTTTTCGCCTTCGATATTACCCGTTGGTGTCATTAATCTTCCCGGAACCTTCTTGTGAACCACTTTAACCACTTCGGTATCGTGCCCCGTGGCGTCCACAATGTATTTTGCTCTTATTGCGAGGGGATCCACATGCAATCCCGCAATTTCCACGGCGGACCACAGTATGACAAGACCGATAACCCTGTTGGGGCGCATAACGACGTCTTCTACGGTGATGCCGTTAAGGATCGTTACGCCTTTCTGGATGGCTCTTGCGGCAAGAAGGCTGACGGTTTCAATGGCATCGGCCGTGTAGTAGTTCTCTTCATAACGGTTCACCCTCACGCCGAACTCTTCGAGTATCCTCCTCGCTTCATCCTGAACCACTATCTCATTGAAAAGCATGCCTCCACCCCAGATTCCGCCTCCAACGCTGAGCTTCCTTTCGAAAATGGTTACCCTGTAACCCTTTTGAGCCAGATGGTAGCCGGCAACAAGCCCCGAAGGCCCTGCGCCTACAATCGCCACATCAACATCGAGATTGCCAGTGATCTTAGCATGATAACGATCGATAATAGCTCTGGTAATGATAATTTCGTTTAGCTCTGCCATCTTTTTCCCTCTTTACGATAATTTAGCCCCTAAAGCCCAATCGATTGCAAAGGTAAGTATTGCAAATACCATAATGGCAATCAATGCAAAAATGTCCTGCTTCTTCAAAGGATTGGCCTTTACAGGGAGATCCTCCCGGTAGCCTCTGGCCTGCAGGGCCGTGGCTATGTCTTCTGCTATTGTAAGGCTTCGCCTTACGAAAGCGGGCATAACATGGCGTATTATAATGCCCGGGCCGGACGACCCCGTGCGGGCTCGGGCGGCCAGTTCAATTTTGCGGTATTCACCCATAAGGTAGGGTACGAAACGCAGGGTTAAAGTGATCATAGTAGTAAGCCTGTGGTTCCAGTGCAGAGGTAGAAACCGGAAAAAGGAATTGATAGCCTGAACCGTTTCTGATGGAGAGGTAGTGGCCGTGAGGATTACCGCAAAAGATATGAGTGTCATTATCTTCCAGCATACCACACATCCACTGATAATCCCTTCGGTGCTGAAGATTGATCTGTCAGGAGGTAGTTTCAATGCGTTCATCAGGAGAATCAGGAGGAGCAGGTACCACCAGGTTGCCGGCATTCGGAAATGGCGCAGAATGGGTTTGTGTGTCGCAAATACCGTGAGGGCCGTCAGAGTAAAGACGGCCAGCCCCGGAGGGCCGGTTTTTAAAACCAGTGTGCTCATCGTCATAAAGGATAGCCATTTGCATCGTGCATCCCATCGGTAAAGCCATCCTTCCGAAGGGATATAGTGGAAAATTAGCTCATGATCCGCGCCGCTGGCCGAAGGCCGTATAAAGCATAGCATGGCGGGCGTACTCCGTATTTTTCAAGTCCCGGGAAGAGTTCTTCCGGCCTGTGGGATACACAGGCAACTCGTCCGTTGTTGAGAATAGCCAGGGCCGTTGCATAAGGAGCAACCACATCGAGGTCGTGGGTTGCTACCACCAGGGTATGTCCTTCTCGATTAAGCCTTATAAGGCAGTCGAGAACCGATCTGGTTGAAGGATAGTCGAGGTTCGCAAAAGGTTCGTCAAGCAGAAAGACCCGTGGTTTCATTGCAAGTACCGAAGCAATTGAGAGCCTTTTTTTCTCACCGCCGGAAAGAAGGTGGCAGGGTTTTTCGGCGAGATGCAGGAGATTGCAGAACTCCAGGGCCTCGAAGACCCGTTTTTCAATTTCTTGCTCCGGTAATCCCATATACTTCAACCCCAGTGAAACGTCTTCTTTAACGGTTTCGCCGAGGATCTGGTGCTCTGGATTCTGAAAGACCAGGCCGAATGTCGGCGATTTCAATTTGCCCTTTTTGCCTTCATCCGGGCAACCGGTGACCGTGATTTCACCCTGTTGGGGCTTCAGTAGCCCCGCCATTGCTTTCAGGAGTGATGACTTACCACTACCGTTGGGTCCGCATACTAGAAAGATAGATCCTGGAGGAATTGAAAGATCCACACTTTCAAAGGCTACGGTGCCGTCTGGGTATGTGAACGTAAGATTTCTTATCTCTATCATGTGGTATGAGTCCCGGCAGGTAGGATCACTTTATTTAATCTGGATGCCACTATAGCTGCTCCGGCGGCCTTGAGGGCGTCTCCGGGCAGGAAAGGAAAGCAGCCCACGGCCAAGGTTTTAGCCCAGCTCATCCCGGTAACCACGTGTAGCCACAGGAGCCCGGGAATGTAAACTATAAGCCCTCCTGCCAGCACGGCCAGAACGTTACGCCATCTTTGATTGCCAAAGGCTTGCGAATGGGAAATAAGGCCGGCAATCCATGCCGAAGCCACAAAGCCGAACAGGTATCCTCCTGTCGGCCCCACGAGATGGGCAAGACCGCTTTTCCCTCCGGCAAAAACCGGAAACCCCATTGCTCCTATAACGAGATAAAGTATTACGCTCAGAGCGCCCCAGAGGGGTCCTAAAACCAGGCCTGAGAGAAGCACGAAGAAGTTGTTCAAAATTATGGGGACGGGCCCAATGGGAATGTAAATATAAGCTCCGATGCACATCATAGAAGCGAACAGGGCAGAATAAACCATCTGACGCATTTAACCACCACCTCCGCCAGCAGTTAAGTTACGGATTAATGTTAATAGCCTAATGTGGATTGGTTTACAAGTGGGATAATCGGGCGAGGGTCTTTTTTGGGGTTTTCAGGTGAGCTTTACCCTGAGGTACAGATCGCCTCGCTTGCCGTCGTTAGAGCTTACGTGGCCCATGCCCTTAAGTCGGATTTTTACACCCTCTCTTACTCCGGCAGGTATTTTAACCTCTACGGTTTTTAAAGAATCAAGGTGAGGTAATTTCACGGTTATATTTCCGCCTTTTTCGGCTACGTCCCGGGGAAGGTTTATGTCCATAAATACGTCGGATTCGGGTTCTTCTGGTGGCGCAGTACGGGCCGGCGGAAGAACCCCGCTTTTTTCGAGAATAAAACCTCCGATCTTCTTTCCGAGAGATCCTACAAGCCGAAGGCCCTTTTCCAAGATTGACGGTTTACTTTGTTTCGGTATGTAGTCGTCCAGGTTAATCTTTTGGAAACTTTCACTTTTCCGTTCCCTGTGGCCGTATTGGATATGCATGGGGCCGAATATGAAGCCCCCGAAGAGGACGGTTCTTCCACCGAAAAAGATGCGGTTAAAAAATTGTTCGTCGAAACGTATTCCCATTCTGGAAAGTTCTCTCTGAATTTCCCGGAAAAGATCCAGGGTTTCGGGATTACGGAAAAGAGTCTGAAAGAGATCTTCCTGAGAATAGTAGAACCTTCTGCCGTATCTTTCGTAGTCCCGCCCCTTCCCGGAAAACTCTCGCATCCTGTCATATTCGGCTCTTTTGGTCGGATCTATCAGTACGGCATAGGCTTCGCTGATTTTTTTGAATCGTTCTTCTGCCTCCGGGTTACCGGGATTCCTGTCGGGATGGTATTCTAAAGCCAGTTTCCTGTAGGCTCTTTTTATTTCTTCCTTCGTTGCGTTTGGGGGTACGCCGAGGATTTCGTAGTAATCTTCTGCTGCAAACCTCATGGTTACCTTCCGCTTTGTGCAAAATTAGCATTAGGACGGCTAAATTATATCCATTCCTGATGGGCAATCCACACTTTTTATTGTCCGCCCTGTCGATACCTGTTGCAGACTCCACAGATTTTGCATGACGGCCTTTCATTACACCCCGGCGACTCTATCCCCTGAAGTGCCCGCTCGTACTCCGAGCGAAGAAATTCTTTGCGAATCCCATGATCTATAATTTCCCAGGGGAAAAATTCTCTTTCCCCCCGTTCTCTGTAAACCCAGAAGTCGGGATTCCACTGGCTTTGCTTCATGGCACGCTGCCAGCCTGATTCGACCGCGGCTGCAACGATATCTCCCACTCGACTGTCTCCTCTGGCCAGTAAAGCCTGTACGTAGGCCCATTTGGGCATATCGGAGTGAAACCTGACGTTAGGGACTTTTCCAAGTCCTTTGCGGAGTATCTTGATCCTTTCTTTCAGCTCTTCGACCCGTTCGAAAGATGCCCATTGAAAGGGGGTAAATGGCTTGGGAACGAAGCAGTTAACGTTTACCACGAGATTTCCTGCGTTTCCTTTTCCTCTGGCCGTTTTCATCATCTCATGGCGGATTTTTTTTACCAGTCTTACGATGTCTTCCACATCTTCACGTGTTTCCGTCGGGAGACCTATCATAAAATAGAGTTTGATGCTTCGCATCTGAGCCCTTACGAAGCTTTCTACGGCGTTTATTATCGTTTCTTCATTGATTTTCTTGTTTACAGAGCGCCTGAGTTTTTCCGACCCTGCCTCCGGAGCAATGGCGGCCGAGTGATGATCGCCTGTTTGAAGGGCTTTTACGATCGATTCTCTGAGGCCGTCTGCCCGCAGGGACGAAAAGGAGACCTGAATGTTTTCCCCTGCAAGTGCAGAGCATATAAGGTCTATATCGGGATGATCTCCCACTGCGGCACTGATAAGGCCACATCTGGAACTTCTGCCCAGGACAGAAGAGACGACTGAGTCTCCCGGATGAAACCTCGGGGGACGGTAGATGTAACCGGCAGCACAAAATCTGCATCCTCTGCCGCATCCCCTGCCTATTTCAACCAGGGTAACATCGCTGAATTCCGTTTTGGGAGTTGTTATGACGGACCGGGCAATGGTAAAGGAATCCGATAAGGCCTTTTGAACGGGAATTCGCTCCGGGAGGTCCTTAAATTCCGGTTCAACGGTTCGCAATGTGCCGTCTGAGTTGTACTCCTCACGGTAAAATTGAGGGACATAAATTCCTTTTACGGAACGGGCAAGCTCAAGAAGCCATTCTCTGCGGTTTTTGCCTCTGGGCTGAGACCTGCAGTAATCCAGGAATGTTTTCTGGAATACTTCTGCTTCTCCAACGAATACGAAATCCATGAAGGGGGCCAGGACCTGGGGATTGAGAAAAGCCGTCACCCCTCCCATTGCAACCAGTGGGTGTTCGGCAGTCCGCTCTTTCGATCTTAAAGGAATTTTGGCCCACTTGAGTATTTTCAAAACGTTTGTGTAATCGTTTTCGAAAGGGACGGAAAATATAAGAAAATCAAAGTCTCTTACGGGTTTTTGAGATTCCAGTGAGATAAGAGGTCCTTGATCATTTTCCAGAATTTTTTCGTCCTCGGGTTCCGGAAAAAAGACTCTTTCACAGACAACATCGTCCGGGACATTAAACAGGCCGTAGACGGTCTGATAACCCAGGTTAGACATGCCGAGATGATATCGGTTGGGAAAGGCCAGAGCTACGGTTATCTTGCCTCCCCAGTCTTTTTTGACGGTACCTCGTTCGTGCTTAAGCCATTCAAGCTGGGTTTGTTTTAATTTCCAGAGCATGGTCTGAAACTTTCGACATGGACCCGTAAGCGCCGGATTGCCGATTCGGGTTCGAAACCTACAGGAAGCTTGTTGGGTTTCGTTGGGGGTTCAACCATGCTCCGGAAAAGGTATTGACTCATTTCATCAATCAACCTGCCTGCGTATGAAGGTTGGAATCGTGAGATCCTCATCCTCCGTTATGGCCTTTCGGATTCGCCTGAAAATGGATTGCTTTTTCTGCTGGCGATCTTCCTGCAGATCCTCGTCGGGATTCCGGTTTAGATCCCTGCGGATCTCCGCTCCTCTTCCACGGCCCTGCCTTTCGAAGGGGGGAACTTCGAGATAAACATAATCCGGATCGGGTATCATGTTTTCGGCAATCGGGTCCGCCGTTCTGACCCGCGTGGGTCTCACAACCCGGGGACTCTGCTGAACCCGTCCTTCCTGCTGTTTCCTCGTCGATCCCATGCCGGTAGCTATGACGGTAACGCGAAGCTCCTCTCCAAAGGACGGATCAATGGCAGTTCCGAGGAATATCTCTGCGTCTTCGTCAACCTCGCTGTTTATAATGCTGGATACCTCCTCGAACTCGTGCATGGTCAGATCGGGGCCGGCGGTGATATTTACGAGTATGGATTTTGCTCCGTGTATGGAAATATCTTCCAGTAGTGGGCTTGAAATGGCCTGATTTGCTGCATCGGAGGCACGGTTTTCTCCTCTGCCGATTCCGGTGCCCATAAGCGCCATTCCGCCTTCGCTCATCACGGAACGAACATCTGCAAAATCCAGGTTTATGTATCCGGGATTGACGATGAGATCCGATATGCCTTTGACGGCGTAGTAGAGTACATCGTCGGCTTTCTTAAACATTTCCAGGAAGGTTGCCCGTTTATCTGCAAGAGTCGTTAGTCTGTCGTTGGGTATGGTGATGATGGTATCCACCACCTCTTCAAGCCTTGATAGGCCTTCCATGGCATTTTTCATACGGGCCCGTCCTTCGAAAGAAAAAGGCTTGGTTACGACGGCGACGGTCAATATGCCCAGTTCCTTGCAGACTCTTGCAACTACGGGAGCTCCTCCTGTACCGGTTCCTCCACCGAGACCGGCAGTAATGAAGACCATATCGCTTCCGTCCAGTACCTGTTTGATTTTTTCCACTTCTTCCTCTGTCGCCTTGGCGCCGAGCTCCGGATTGCCTCCTGCTCCCAGACCGCGGGTAAGGGTGGTGCCGAGCTGAATCTTTACCGGAGCGTGACACCTTTGCAGTATCTGGTAATCTGTATTGGCCGCTA is part of the Thermodesulforhabdus norvegica genome and encodes:
- a CDS encoding DnaJ domain-containing protein — protein: MRFAAEDYYEILGVPPNATKEEIKRAYRKLALEYHPDRNPGNPEAEERFKKISEAYAVLIDPTKRAEYDRMREFSGKGRDYERYGRRFYYSQEDLFQTLFRNPETLDLFREIQRELSRMGIRFDEQFFNRIFFGGRTVLFGGFIFGPMHIQYGHRERKSESFQKINLDDYIPKQSKPSILEKGLRLVGSLGKKIGGFILEKSGVLPPARTAPPEEPESDVFMDINLPRDVAEKGGNITVKLPHLDSLKTVEVKIPAGVREGVKIRLKGMGHVSSNDGKRGDLYLRVKLT
- a CDS encoding energy-coupling factor ABC transporter ATP-binding protein gives rise to the protein MIEIRNLTFTYPDGTVAFESVDLSIPPGSIFLVCGPNGSGKSSLLKAMAGLLKPQQGEITVTGCPDEGKKGKLKSPTFGLVFQNPEHQILGETVKEDVSLGLKYMGLPEQEIEKRVFEALEFCNLLHLAEKPCHLLSGGEKKRLSIASVLAMKPRVFLLDEPFANLDYPSTRSVLDCLIRLNREGHTLVVATHDLDVVAPYATALAILNNGRVACVSHRPEELFPGLEKYGVRPPCYALYGLRPAARIMS
- the ftsZ gene encoding cell division protein FtsZ yields the protein MDGKKNRPRYDFSGSHGNEMMNSGDFVETQARIKVFGIGGAGNNAINNMINSGLDGVEFIAANTDYQILQRCHAPVKIQLGTTLTRGLGAGGNPELGAKATEEEVEKIKQVLDGSDMVFITAGLGGGTGTGGAPVVARVCKELGILTVAVVTKPFSFEGRARMKNAMEGLSRLEEVVDTIITIPNDRLTTLADKRATFLEMFKKADDVLYYAVKGISDLIVNPGYINLDFADVRSVMSEGGMALMGTGIGRGENRASDAANQAISSPLLEDISIHGAKSILVNITAGPDLTMHEFEEVSSIINSEVDEDAEIFLGTAIDPSFGEELRVTVIATGMGSTRKQQEGRVQQSPRVVRPTRVRTADPIAENMIPDPDYVYLEVPPFERQGRGRGAEIRRDLNRNPDEDLQEDRQQKKQSIFRRIRKAITEDEDLTIPTFIRRQVD
- a CDS encoding sulfide-dependent adenosine diphosphate thiazole synthase, producing MAELNEIIITRAIIDRYHAKITGNLDVDVAIVGAGPSGLVAGYHLAQKGYRVTIFERKLSVGGGIWGGGMLFNEIVVQDEARRILEEFGVRVNRYEENYYTADAIETVSLLAARAIQKGVTILNGITVEDVVMRPNRVIGLVILWSAVEIAGLHVDPLAIRAKYIVDATGHDTEVVKVVHKKVPGRLMTPTGNIEGEKSMWSEEAEKLTLENTREVFPGLFVAGMAANATFGGPRMGPIFGGMLLSGEKVAHLIDERLKQGS
- a CDS encoding energy-coupling factor transporter transmembrane component T family protein, yielding MLCFIRPSASGADHELIFHYIPSEGWLYRWDARCKWLSFMTMSTLVLKTGPPGLAVFTLTALTVFATHKPILRHFRMPATWWYLLLLILLMNALKLPPDRSIFSTEGIISGCVVCWKIMTLISFAVILTATTSPSETVQAINSFFRFLPLHWNHRLTTMITLTLRFVPYLMGEYRKIELAARARTGSSGPGIIIRHVMPAFVRRSLTIAEDIATALQARGYREDLPVKANPLKKQDIFALIAIMVFAILTFAIDWALGAKLS
- a CDS encoding biotin transporter BioY: MRQMVYSALFASMMCIGAYIYIPIGPVPIILNNFFVLLSGLVLGPLWGALSVILYLVIGAMGFPVFAGGKSGLAHLVGPTGGYLFGFVASAWIAGLISHSQAFGNQRWRNVLAVLAGGLIVYIPGLLWLHVVTGMSWAKTLAVGCFPFLPGDALKAAGAAIVASRLNKVILPAGTHTT
- a CDS encoding radical SAM protein, with the protein product MLWKLKQTQLEWLKHERGTVKKDWGGKITVALAFPNRYHLGMSNLGYQTVYGLFNVPDDVVCERVFFPEPEDEKILENDQGPLISLESQKPVRDFDFLIFSVPFENDYTNVLKILKWAKIPLRSKERTAEHPLVAMGGVTAFLNPQVLAPFMDFVFVGEAEVFQKTFLDYCRSQPRGKNRREWLLELARSVKGIYVPQFYREEYNSDGTLRTVEPEFKDLPERIPVQKALSDSFTIARSVITTPKTEFSDVTLVEIGRGCGRGCRFCAAGYIYRPPRFHPGDSVVSSVLGRSSRCGLISAAVGDHPDIDLICSALAGENIQVSFSSLRADGLRESIVKALQTGDHHSAAIAPEAGSEKLRRSVNKKINEETIINAVESFVRAQMRSIKLYFMIGLPTETREDVEDIVRLVKKIRHEMMKTARGKGNAGNLVVNVNCFVPKPFTPFQWASFERVEELKERIKILRKGLGKVPNVRFHSDMPKWAYVQALLARGDSRVGDIVAAAVESGWQRAMKQSQWNPDFWVYRERGEREFFPWEIIDHGIRKEFLRSEYERALQGIESPGCNERPSCKICGVCNRYRQGGQ